In a genomic window of Acipenser ruthenus chromosome 41, fAciRut3.2 maternal haplotype, whole genome shotgun sequence:
- the LOC131708995 gene encoding IgGFc-binding protein-like, with protein MDFGLSVMYNWNGYLVIKLARSFTERVCGMCGNNNGDSTDDFVTPSGSRVKNEMEFGWSWKVDNADRFCQADCNGPCPVCYPRMAQQYKRGGSCELLTQSSGPFAVCQALIDPSIYQQNCMYDLCVNNGNQTLLCQALEAYTDACQRAGIKLQEWRAMAVCPMSCPENSMYVSCGSACPATFSDQDVSSKCRLPCVETCQCNAGFLRSGVECRRPKDANVLS; from the exons ATGGACTTTGGTCTTTCTGTGATGTACAACTGGAACGGATACCTGGTGATCAAACTCGCCAGATCGTTCACTGAGAGGGTCTGCGGGATGTGTGGCAACAACAACGGCGACTCCACTGATGACTTTGTGACCCCAAGCGGCTCTCGGGTGAAGAATGAAATGGAATTCGGTTGGAGCTGGAAGGTAGACAACGCAGACCGCTTCTGCCAGGCTGACTGCAACGGCCCATGCCCGGTTTGCTATCCGCGCATGGCCCAACAATACAAGAGGGGCGGCTCTTGTGAGTTGCTGACCCAAAGCAGTGGTCCCTTTGCAGTGTGCCAGGCGTTGATTGATCCAAGCATTTATCAACAGAATTGTATGTACGACCTGTGTGTGAACAATGGCAACCAGACTCTTCTCTGCCAGGCTTTGGAGGCCTATACAGATGCCTGCCAGAGAGCTGGGATCAAGCTGCAAGAGTGGCGAGCAATGGCTGTGTGTC CCATGAGCTGTCCAGAGAATAGCATGTATGTGTCCTGTGGATCTGCCTGCCCAGCAACGTTTAGTGACCAAGACGTCTCGTCCAAGTGCCGGCTGCCTTGTGTGGAGACTTGCCAGTGCAACGCTGGGTTTCTTAGAAGTGGTGTTGAATGTCGTCGTCCCAAAGACGCAAATGTGTTGTCTTAA